A DNA window from Allokutzneria albata contains the following coding sequences:
- a CDS encoding nSTAND1 domain-containing NTPase, with product MDEDEYVERVGAVGRAFSPAAPITDRDLFAGRKAQLRTLTSVAAQRGQHALIYGERGVGKTSLARVTQNLLPDSVVAPYYVCNSEDSFKSIWAGVFEQIPILTQESRMGFGRSARHVLQSGSELLSGRVTPHSVVRVLALLCESVSIVVLIDEFDRPKDQRVRTLIADTIKILADRSIAATVVLVGVADTVDELVSEHASIQRSLVQVQMPRMTDEELREIVRRGVRAVSMEAQPKFVDAVAEMSQGLPHYTHLLGQYGTTRALEAGRSVVKRADFEDALTDALDAASQSVRERYHRATQSNRETLYKEVLLACAVAEKDDLGSFGAPDVREKLRQITGKAYDIPAFAVHLKNFSSEGARGGILQRIGTSRRFRYRFRDPLLPPYIVIKGRIEKLV from the coding sequence GTTGCGGACGTTGACGAGCGTTGCCGCGCAACGGGGCCAGCACGCGTTGATCTACGGGGAGCGCGGGGTCGGGAAGACGTCGTTGGCGCGGGTGACGCAGAACCTGCTCCCCGATTCGGTTGTGGCGCCGTACTACGTGTGCAACTCCGAGGACAGCTTCAAGTCGATCTGGGCCGGGGTGTTCGAGCAGATCCCGATCCTGACGCAGGAGTCGCGGATGGGCTTCGGGCGGTCGGCGCGGCACGTGCTGCAGTCCGGCTCGGAGTTGCTGAGCGGCCGGGTGACGCCGCACTCGGTGGTGCGGGTGCTGGCGCTGCTGTGCGAGAGCGTGTCGATCGTGGTGTTGATCGACGAGTTCGACCGGCCGAAGGACCAGCGGGTGCGGACGTTGATCGCGGACACGATCAAGATCCTGGCGGATCGGTCGATCGCGGCGACCGTGGTGCTGGTGGGGGTCGCGGACACGGTGGACGAGTTGGTCAGCGAGCACGCGTCGATCCAGCGTTCGCTGGTGCAGGTGCAGATGCCGCGGATGACCGACGAGGAGCTGCGGGAGATCGTCCGGCGTGGCGTGCGGGCGGTGTCGATGGAGGCGCAGCCGAAGTTCGTGGACGCGGTCGCGGAGATGTCGCAGGGGCTTCCCCACTACACGCATCTGCTCGGCCAGTACGGGACGACGCGGGCGTTGGAGGCGGGTCGGTCGGTGGTGAAGCGGGCGGATTTCGAGGACGCGCTGACCGATGCGTTGGACGCGGCGTCGCAGAGCGTTCGCGAGCGGTACCACCGGGCGACGCAGAGCAATCGGGAGACGTTGTACAAGGAAGTGCTGTTGGCGTGCGCGGTGGCGGAGAAGGACGATCTGGGGTCTTTCGGGGCGCCGGACGTGCGGGAGAAGCTGCGGCAGATCACCGGCAAGGCGTATGACATCCCGGCGTTCGCGGTGCACTTGAAGAACTTCTCGTCGGAGGGGGCGCGGGGTGGGATCCTGCAGCGGATCGGCACGTCGCGCCGGTTCCGCTACAGGTTCCGCGATCCCCTGCTGCCGCCCTACATCGTGATCAAGGGGCGGATCGAGAAGCTGGTCTAG
- a CDS encoding putative protein N(5)-glutamine methyltransferase has translation MSLHAIITRLRAAGCVFAEDEARLLSTAARDHAELHAMVDRRVSGLPLEHILGWAEFHGLRVTVGPGVFVPRRRTEYLVHRATPLLRPHTVVVDLCCGSGAVGAALATTEPRIALHAADIEPAAVKCALHNITQHGGEVHEGDLYDALPTALRGRVHIIVANAPYVPTDAVALMPPEARDHEPRIALDGGTDGLDLHRRIAAEAPHWLTPGGHLLIETSRRQAPHTAEALATNGFHPQIHHCDDLGATVVHGTR, from the coding sequence ATGTCACTCCACGCGATCATCACCCGGCTCCGCGCCGCCGGCTGCGTCTTCGCCGAAGACGAAGCCCGCCTCCTCAGCACCGCCGCACGCGACCACGCCGAACTCCACGCCATGGTCGACCGGCGCGTCTCCGGCCTCCCACTCGAACACATCCTCGGCTGGGCCGAGTTCCACGGCCTGCGCGTCACCGTCGGACCCGGCGTCTTCGTACCCCGCCGCCGCACCGAGTACCTGGTCCACCGCGCCACGCCGCTCCTGCGCCCGCACACCGTCGTCGTCGACCTCTGCTGCGGCTCCGGAGCCGTCGGCGCGGCACTCGCCACCACCGAACCCCGCATCGCACTCCACGCCGCCGACATCGAACCCGCCGCCGTGAAGTGCGCCCTCCACAACATCACCCAGCACGGGGGAGAGGTCCACGAAGGCGACCTCTACGACGCCCTGCCCACCGCACTCCGCGGCCGCGTCCACATCATCGTCGCCAACGCCCCCTACGTCCCGACCGACGCCGTCGCCCTCATGCCACCCGAAGCCCGCGACCACGAACCCCGCATCGCACTCGACGGCGGCACCGACGGGCTCGACCTCCACCGCCGCATCGCCGCCGAAGCACCCCACTGGCTCACCCCCGGCGGCCACCTCCTCATCGAGACCAGCCGACGCCAGGCCCCGCATACCGCAGAAGCACTCGCCACCAACGGTTTCCACCCACAGATCCACCACTGCGACGACCTCGGCGCCACCGTCGTGCACGGAACCAGATGA
- a CDS encoding TetR/AcrR family transcriptional regulator, which translates to MATKQQQREQTTAALCATARRLFAEHGYNNVGLETIAQAAGVTKGALYHHFSSKAALFRHVLARVQDEVGERVQHAADAHPDPWTQLVEGCRAFLTAGTDPEIQQIMLIDGPAVLGWNEWRTLDDQSSARHLTDALTTLVTAGTIPPQPVEPLARLLSGAMNEAALWLARSDNTEADREATMTALTRMLDSLR; encoded by the coding sequence ATGGCCACCAAGCAACAGCAACGCGAACAGACCACCGCCGCCCTCTGCGCCACCGCCCGGCGCCTGTTCGCCGAACACGGCTACAACAACGTCGGCCTGGAGACCATCGCCCAAGCCGCAGGCGTCACCAAAGGCGCCCTCTACCACCACTTCAGCAGCAAGGCCGCCCTCTTCCGGCACGTGCTCGCCCGCGTCCAGGACGAGGTGGGGGAGCGCGTCCAGCACGCCGCCGACGCCCACCCCGACCCCTGGACCCAGCTCGTCGAAGGCTGCCGCGCCTTCCTCACCGCGGGCACCGACCCCGAGATCCAGCAGATCATGCTCATCGACGGCCCCGCCGTCCTCGGCTGGAACGAGTGGCGCACCCTCGACGACCAGTCCTCGGCCCGCCACCTCACCGACGCCCTCACCACCCTCGTCACCGCCGGGACCATCCCGCCCCAACCCGTCGAACCCCTGGCCCGCCTGCTCTCCGGAGCCATGAACGAAGCCGCGCTCTGGCTCGCCCGGTCCGACAACACCGAAGCCGACCGCGAAGCCACCATGACCGCGCTCACCCGCATGCTCGACTCGCTCAGGTAG
- a CDS encoding VOC family protein — protein MYTVIMTGKVAETRDFYVTNFGFEVTFEADWYVSLRLGGHELAVLDPTHPTVPAGYGAPVAGLLLNFEVDDVDAEYERLVTGAGLPLALPLRSEEFGQRHFIVADPNGVLIDVITPIPPTGEFIEQYAEDALPR, from the coding sequence ATGTATACCGTGATCATGACCGGCAAGGTGGCCGAGACCCGGGACTTCTACGTGACCAACTTCGGGTTCGAGGTGACCTTCGAGGCGGACTGGTACGTCAGCCTCCGGCTCGGCGGGCACGAGCTGGCGGTGCTCGACCCGACGCACCCGACCGTCCCCGCGGGCTACGGCGCGCCGGTGGCCGGACTGCTGCTGAACTTCGAGGTCGACGACGTCGACGCGGAGTACGAGCGCCTGGTCACCGGCGCGGGCCTTCCGTTGGCGCTGCCGTTGCGCAGCGAGGAGTTCGGGCAGCGGCACTTCATCGTCGCCGACCCGAACGGGGTGCTGATCGACGTGATCACGCCGATCCCGCCGACGGGTGAGTTCATCGAGCAGTACGCCGAGGACGCTCTCCCCCGCTGA
- a CDS encoding alpha/beta fold hydrolase yields MNATLYHEITGHGPALLLLPGGGGDAQVFAQLAALLAEGFRVITCDPRGYSRSPFPGPPEDQRVETQADDALALLDLHTPQEPAYVFGGSSGAIVALDLLARHPHRVRRVVAHEPPVFEVLPDAEDHRAFIARIYGIFRSDGVAAAGAEFAKHIGMKPMKQPEPTQETQAMMARLAANGPIFMEHELRQFTSYRPDLAALKENSAKLVLAGGRDAREHLPYRPAAFLAAQLGVEMVDFPGGHSGFTDAPEEFAALLREELLSGGERPRRTAR; encoded by the coding sequence ATGAACGCCACGCTCTACCACGAGATCACCGGCCACGGCCCCGCACTGCTCCTGCTGCCAGGCGGCGGCGGGGACGCGCAGGTCTTCGCCCAGCTGGCCGCGCTGCTGGCCGAGGGCTTCCGGGTCATCACCTGCGACCCCCGCGGCTACTCCCGCAGCCCGTTCCCGGGGCCGCCCGAGGACCAACGCGTCGAGACCCAGGCCGACGACGCGCTGGCCCTGCTCGACCTGCACACACCACAGGAACCCGCCTACGTCTTCGGCGGCAGCTCGGGCGCGATCGTCGCCCTGGACCTGCTCGCCCGCCACCCGCACCGCGTGCGCCGCGTCGTCGCGCACGAGCCCCCGGTCTTCGAAGTCCTGCCCGACGCCGAAGACCACCGAGCCTTCATCGCGCGGATCTACGGGATCTTCCGCTCGGACGGTGTCGCTGCGGCGGGCGCGGAGTTCGCCAAGCACATCGGCATGAAGCCCATGAAGCAGCCCGAGCCCACGCAGGAGACGCAGGCGATGATGGCGCGCCTGGCCGCGAACGGGCCGATCTTCATGGAGCACGAGCTGCGCCAGTTCACCTCGTACCGACCGGACCTGGCCGCGCTCAAGGAGAACTCGGCGAAGCTGGTCCTCGCGGGCGGGCGCGACGCGCGCGAGCACCTGCCGTACCGGCCCGCGGCGTTCCTGGCCGCGCAGCTGGGCGTCGAGATGGTCGACTTCCCCGGCGGGCACTCCGGGTTCACCGACGCGCCGGAGGAGTTCGCCGCGCTGCTGCGCGAGGAACTGCTCAGCGGGGGAGAGCGTCCTCGGCGTACTGCTCGATGA